TAACGTAAAGTTTTGTGTAGATTTTAGGCTTTGTTTTAAATCGTAATTTATTTAGATATTGATAATGTTTTTGTTTTTTTCAATTTTTTTTACAAAAAAAATTGAAAAACCGAATTTTTGAAATAAAATTTTAGGTTAATAAGGAGGCACGTGATAATGAAAAGAATTACTTTTTGTGCGTTATTAATGACTTTATTTTTACTTATGTCTTGTAATAATTCAGCTTCTTCTCCTAAAGATGGGCAAGCGGCTAAATCTGATGGCACTCTTATTGATTTAAAGTCAGTAAGTTCAAAAATAACAGAGGCTGTTGCTTTTGCTAAGAGTGTTACAGAAATTCATACCTTAGTTAAGTCCATTGATGACCTCGCTAAGGCTATTAAAAAGAAAATTCAAGCAGATGGTCTTCAAGATGATAATGGTGGTAAAAATGGATCATTGCTTGCTGGTGCACATAGTGTAATATCAGCTGTAAAAACTAAATTGGGAGTATTGGAACAAACAAATGGAATCTCTGATGAATTGAAACAAAAGGTTACTGCTGTTAAGACCGATAATGATGCATTCATAAAAAAGTTGGAAACTGAGCATTCTGATCTTGGTAAGGCAGATGGCGCTGTTACTGATGAACATGCAAAAGAAGCTATAGATAAAACTAATAAGCCAGATGGAACCAAAGGAGTTGCAGAACTTAAAAAACTCAACACAGCAATTGATGCTTTGTTAACTGCTGCTGAAGCTGCAGTAACAGCTGCAATTAATGCGCTTTCAACTCCTGCTCAATCTAACTAAGAGTAAACAAGTTAATTAGTTATTATATGATTACTTTTTAATCAATCGTTATTTTCTTATAAAATAAAGTCTATAAATAATAAGCTAGGAGTTTGCTTCTCTTAGCTTATTTTGTTTCTTTATTCTCTATCTACTTGCTTTACTATTATTCTTCTTAGATTTCTTATGATTACTTATCAATTTTAGACTTATATTTATGTTTTGATTTTACCTTGTTTTATCACTTAATAAGAACTTAGATTGCTTATTTTTACTTCTGAGTTGTGGGAGTGGCAGTACTAAGACTGAGGATCCTCAGAGTAGATTCTTAAAATCTCTTATTAGTTTAGGTAATGACTTCTTAAATGTTTTTACTTCCTTTTCTGATATAGTTGGAGGGGTTTTAGGGTTTAATACTAATACTAAAAAGTCTGATGTTGGGAACTACTTTAAGAAAGTACATGATACTCTTTCATCTACTAAGACATCCCTTGAGAAAATTGTTTCTGATATGAAATCTGATAATAATCCTAATGCAGAGGCTACAGGTATTGCTGTAAAAGCTCTAATTACTAATACTCTTGATAAAATAATCCAGGGGGCTAAGACTGCTAGTGAGGCTGTTGGTACTACAGGTGATGAGTTACTTGGTAATGTTGGTACTAATAATGCTGCTGGTGTTGCTGGGACTGAAGTTGATAAACTAGTAAAGGGAATTAAAGATATAGTAGACGTGGTTCTTAAAGATAAAGGAAATGCTGATGCTGGTACTGATAAAAAAGCCGAGGATCTTAGCGCAAGAACTGCTAATGGTAATGGTGAAGCAGGTAAATTATTTGCTAACGATAACGCCGGAGATGCTGCTAAGGCTAAGGCTAAAGATGGAACTATTGCAGGTGCTATTGCATTAACAGCTATGGCTAAGAATGGTAAATTTGCTGGTCCTAGTGCTGAAGCTGCTGAGTATGCTCCCGCGGTTAAAGGTGCAGCTATCAGTGCAGTAATTAAGGCATTAGATACTTTAACTATTGCTATAAGAGAAACAATTGATGTGGGACTTAAGACTGTTAAAGATGCTATGAAATTTAATTCTACCGATACTCCTGTAACTACTGATAATACAATCTCTGAAATTAAGAAGAACTAGTTAGAATTTAATAACAATAAACATAACTAAATAAAGTCATTTGAGGAAAACTCTTCTCTTCATGAGAATCGTTTTCCTTTTATTTTTATTATACTTATTACTTTATTTTTACTTCTTAGCTGTGGCAGTGGTCAACAACCACAAGTAGGTAAGGATGGCGAGGCAGCTACAGGTGGGCGAAGTTTAAGTGCAGTGCTAATGGAAGTAGGTAAAAGTGCTGAAAATGCCTTTTATTCATTTTTAGAGTTACTCTCAGATACATTAGGCTTAAGAGTAACTAAAGATACAACTAAAAATGACGTAGGGAACTATTATAAGAAATTAGCAGAAGGAATAGAGAAAGCTGTAGGGGAATTGTCAGCAATTTCAGGTCAAACTGATCAGTCTGATAAACAATCAGAAAAAGAAGCAAATGAATCAGAATTAGATAAAGCGATTGAAAAAGCTAAGCAAATGTTTGAAAAATTAAAAAGATATATAGTTTCTTTAGAGAGAATAGGAGATATTAGTAAAGTAGGTGAGGTAGGAAGCGATACCCAAAAAGGAGTATCAGCAAGTGCAGATGAATTAAAGATAGTATTTGAAGCATTGAAAGGGATTGTAAATTCAGCTGTGGAAGCAGGTGTTGAAGAATTAAAAGGAAGTAGGTTAACATTGTCGCAAGCATCAATAGGAGTAGCTTCTCCAGAAAATGGAGCCAAGGTTTTAGCTGAAAATGCTAATGCAGGATCAACAGTAGGAGATAAAGCGGCAGCAATAGTATCCGCAGTGAGTGGAGAAGAAATATTAGCTTCAATAATTAATTCAACAGAAGATAAGGCTGTGAAAATCGGAGCTGATGCAACTGCAGATACAACTCCATTGGAATTTGCAGTAGGAGGTACTGTAGGGAATATAGCAAAAGGTGCGGCGCTGGCAAGTGCCGTGAGTGGAGGAATAGCATTACGTTCCTTGGTTAAAGGAGGTAAATTAGCTGCAAATAATGATGCCAATGATAAAATAACAGTACAAGCAGTAGGAATAACATCAGTAAATAAACTATTAGTAGCGGTAGAAGATATAGTTAAAAAGACAGTAAAGAATGTTCTTAAAACAGCAAAAGAAAAAATAGATGAAGCAAGGGCTCCGAAAACAGCAGGTCAGTAATAAGATAGATTCATTACTTTAAAATAAGATTAGAAGGCATCTTAGATCGATATCTAAGATGCCTTCTATATTGTTGTAATTAACTTTAAGAAATTAAATTGGCTTCTTAATTTAAAATTTCTTTCTTTGGTTCATTTATCAAAATAGGTCATGGGTTTTACGAGATTTTTGGCTTTTTTGGTAATGCTATTGGTGATGCTTTGGGACTTACAGCAGTTAAATCGGGTGATAAGAGAAGTAAAGTTGGTGAACACTTTAAGACTATAGGTGATGGACTTACAATTACTAAGAATAAGTTAAAAGAGTTATCAGGTGAAATATCTGAAGCAAAAAATGCTAATGGTAGCACAATTGAAGCTGTTAAGGGTGCAATTAACAGTGCTAGTGATGT
This is a stretch of genomic DNA from Borrelia parkeri. It encodes these proteins:
- a CDS encoding variable large family protein — encoded protein: MSCGSGSTKTEDPQSRFLKSLISLGNDFLNVFTSFSDIVGGVLGFNTNTKKSDVGNYFKKVHDTLSSTKTSLEKIVSDMKSDNNPNAEATGIAVKALITNTLDKIIQGAKTASEAVGTTGDELLGNVGTNNAAGVAGTEVDKLVKGIKDIVDVVLKDKGNADAGTDKKAEDLSARTANGNGEAGKLFANDNAGDAAKAKAKDGTIAGAIALTAMAKNGKFAGPSAEAAEYAPAVKGAAISAVIKALDTLTIAIRETIDVGLKTVKDAMKFNSTDTPVTTDNTISEIKKN
- a CDS encoding Vsp/OspC family lipoprotein; the protein is MKRITFCALLMTLFLLMSCNNSASSPKDGQAAKSDGTLIDLKSVSSKITEAVAFAKSVTEIHTLVKSIDDLAKAIKKKIQADGLQDDNGGKNGSLLAGAHSVISAVKTKLGVLEQTNGISDELKQKVTAVKTDNDAFIKKLETEHSDLGKADGAVTDEHAKEAIDKTNKPDGTKGVAELKKLNTAIDALLTAAEAAVTAAINALSTPAQSN
- a CDS encoding variable large family protein: MFIILITLFLLLSCGSGQQPQVGKDGEAATGGRSLSAVLMEVGKSAENAFYSFLELLSDTLGLRVTKDTTKNDVGNYYKKLAEGIEKAVGELSAISGQTDQSDKQSEKEANESELDKAIEKAKQMFEKLKRYIVSLERIGDISKVGEVGSDTQKGVSASADELKIVFEALKGIVNSAVEAGVEELKGSRLTLSQASIGVASPENGAKVLAENANAGSTVGDKAAAIVSAVSGEEILASIINSTEDKAVKIGADATADTTPLEFAVGGTVGNIAKGAALASAVSGGIALRSLVKGGKLAANNDANDKITVQAVGITSVNKLLVAVEDIVKKTVKNVLKTAKEKIDEARAPKTAGQ